One genomic window of Lepeophtheirus salmonis chromosome 5, UVic_Lsal_1.4, whole genome shotgun sequence includes the following:
- the LOC121118877 gene encoding actin-related protein 2/3 complex subunit 3: MPAYHSQCKEGPNKIGNMSLMPIKTDQRGPAPALPKTSKEPDIIDETLFFFKANVFFRNYEIKSEVDRVMIYLTLYITECLKRLQKCTDKAQGTQEMYSLAISRFNIPGEAGFPLNGVYAKPATTKEADSMRQYFLQLRQETGKRVVERVFDTPDGKPSKWWTFFAKRKFMEKSLSGPGQY; encoded by the exons ATGCCTGCGTACCATTCTCAATGTAAAGAAGGCCCCAATAAAATTGGGAATATGAGTCTTATGCCAATTAAAACGGATCAGCGTGGTCCAGCGCCAGCACTACCTAAAACCTCCAAGGAACCCGACATCATAGATGAAACCCTGTTTTTCTTCAAAGCGAACGTGTTCTTCCGGAACTATGAGATCAA GTCCGAAGTGGATCGAGTCATGATTTATCTGACCCTTTACATCACGGAGTGTCTCAAACGCCTCCAAAAATGTACGGACAAGGCTCAAGGCACTCAAGAAATGTACTCCCTTGCCATTTCTCGGTTCAACATTCCAGGAGAAGCGGGATTCCCTCTTAACGGAGTATATGCCAAACCTGCAACTACCAAAGAAGCAGACTCCATGCGACAATATTTCCTCCAACTTCGACAAGAAACTGGCAAGCGTGTTGTAGAGAGGGTCTTCGACACCCCAGATGGTAAACCTTCCAAATGGTGGACGTTCTTTGCCAAAAGAAAATTCATGGAGAAGTCCTTGTCTGGTCCTGGACAGTATTAA